The following is a genomic window from Longimicrobium sp..
CGCTGGTGGCCTACCTTGCCTCGCTGCACCCCACGAATGCGCAGGTGAGCCTGAACTACCTGGACCTGGTGACGCGGCAGACCGCGCCGCTCTCCACGCTGACGCTGGACCAGATCGAGCCGATCCGGGAGTCGCCTTCGACCACGCTCGAGGTGGGCTACAAGGGGCTGCTGGCCAACCGGGTGCTGCTGGCCGCCGACGTGTGGTGGTCGCGCAAGGAAAGCCTGGTGACGCCGCTCACCATCCAGACCCCCCTGGTGCTGCTCAATCCGCAGCAGCTGGGCGCGTACCTGGTGCCCCGCTTCATGGCCGACCTGGGCTACTCGCAGGCGCAGGCCACGGCACTGGCCGGGCAGCTGGTGCCGGCGCTGGCCCAGGTGCCCCTGGGCGTGATCTCGTCGCCCGACGTGGACGCGCGCAGCGCGCAGGCGCTGGTGACGTACGTGAACGTCGACGAGAACATCGACCTCTGGGGAACCGACATTTCGGCCACCGCGCTGCTGGGCAACGAGTGGGAGCTCGCCGGCTCGGTGTCGTTCGTCAACGAGAACAAGTGGGAAACCGACAACGCCGGCCTCGTGACGCTCAACGCGCCGCGCTGGAAGGGATCGGTGGCGCTGGACTACGACAATGACGATACCGGGCTGTTCGGCGAGGTTCGCATGCGGTACAACGACACGTTCCCGGTGAACTCGGGCGTGTACATCGGCACCCGCTGCCTGAACGCGCCCGACGCGGTGGCGAACCCGCTGCAGGAAGACTGCGTGCAGGCGTACACGCTGTTCGACCTGAACCTGGGCTACCGGCTGCCGATGGTACACGGCGCCACGCTGAACGTGCTGGTGAACAACCTGCTGGCCGAGGACTACCGCCCCTTCCCCGGCTCGCCCACCATGGGCCGCATGCTGGTCGCGCGCATCAAGTACGAGTTCTGACCCGCTTCTGATCGAGAGAAAGGAGGGGGAGCCCGGGTACCGGGCTCCCCCTCCGCGGTTCCGATATCATCCGCGGAATTCGTGCGATGGCGTATTCCGTGCTTTTGCTTGCCGCTCCATCGCACTCCTGACGCTGTGCCAACGCCTTGCAATGCGCGGCTGTTGGCGGGAACAGAATCCCGCTTGACACCGGGTGGATATACGGAATCTTTGTAGGGTCATGATCCCGTTCGTCCATCCGCGCCCCCCCGTTTCCATCCCATGCGATCACATCATCTGGTGCTGGCGTCCCTGGCGGCGG
Proteins encoded in this region:
- a CDS encoding TonB-dependent receptor domain-containing protein; its protein translation is LVAYLASLHPTNAQVSLNYLDLVTRQTAPLSTLTLDQIEPIRESPSTTLEVGYKGLLANRVLLAADVWWSRKESLVTPLTIQTPLVLLNPQQLGAYLVPRFMADLGYSQAQATALAGQLVPALAQVPLGVISSPDVDARSAQALVTYVNVDENIDLWGTDISATALLGNEWELAGSVSFVNENKWETDNAGLVTLNAPRWKGSVALDYDNDDTGLFGEVRMRYNDTFPVNSGVYIGTRCLNAPDAVANPLQEDCVQAYTLFDLNLGYRLPMVHGATLNVLVNNLLAEDYRPFPGSPTMGRMLVARIKYEF